The nucleotide window AAGGCTTTTGAATAGCTCAAGGATGGAAACTCCATAGCCTCTCCAGGCAATCTGTACCAGTGCTTGGTCATCCTCGCaataaaaaagtgttttctggtGTTCAGAGGGAACTTCTCATGTTTCAGTCTGTGCCTGTTACCTCTGGTCACTGGGCACCAGtggagcctggctctgcccccTTTGCACCCTCCCCTCATGAATTTATATACACTAGTAAGATCTCCCCGAGCCTTCTTCTCTCCTGAACAATCgcagctgcctcagctttcCTTATATGTGAAGTGCTCTAGTCCCTTCATCATCCAAACAGCCTCAGGTATCTGAGTAATTTTGCTGTAGCTTTCCAAGGATCTTGCAAAATGTATGTCTTGTTTTGTTATTAATGTCACCATTTCTTATAACTGGCTCTGAGATCACAGGTACAAACACTGAGTAGCAGAGTCAGGATTACATTCCACCAGCACCATAGGAACAGCCTGCTGAGTAAAACATGTCTTAATCTGTTGATTACATTAAGTAAAACATTTACATGGGTCCATTTAGGATACAGCATTTTTGCTTTACAGTGAAAATCAATGTTTGGTGCACTTGTAATGTATGACTGAAAGAAGCCATTATCAGTATCATTCCCACTGTCAACTGAATGCGTACTTCTCTGGAGTGTCATCTGAAGGAGAAAACACATGTTGGCTTCATGAAATCCTGGAGTTTGGCTGCCTGGACCTGGGGCCAAGGCAGATCAGCTGGGACCATGGGGAAGAGGCTCCCAGAGGCACAGTGGGGAGGCCATGGATACAGCCAGCCCTGGTCTtgggccctggcagagctttGGCCACCGCTGTATCGTAGTCCTGCCACAGGCTGGTTGTGGCCCTTGATCCAGGTGCAGAACACACCTCGGGTGCAGAACACACCTCGGGGCCAACAGGGATGTTATCAGGTGTTTTATGATCCaggcaaaaccagaaacagACATTGGTTTACTTGCAGGATAATGCATTTATTAGTTCAGCCTGCAAGGTCCTGTTATGCAATAGGAGGATGTTTTGATGAAGTGCCTAAGCAAAAAGTCCATCCATGACCacattttccaaagaaacaTTAGGGCTCTGTGCcattaattctgtatttatgtTGCTTCTGTTTAGAACATATCTGACTAATTGCATTTATGGTTGTACTCAGAGAAGGGGAGCCAGGTGTTTTAGCAGTTTGTCCAAATGTTATATCACTTCAGGCTCTGCCTGGAAAAATTAATAGTTTTTCAAGTATTGTCCCAGAGTCACATTTATCTGATTACTGAATACGCATCCTGTTAATGGGATCCTTCCTCTAATAACAGTATTGAGAGTTTGGAGACTGAGGGCTCagaatcattaaaaaatacCCCTATGTAGTCAACTGTTTGAGATTAATTGCAAACACCAAAGAACACTGTCACTAAAAGCCTTTTGTAAAACAcagatacagattttttttttcacaagtaATTTATCTAAGTACAATTCAGGTTTTGAGAAGAACATCATTTTTTCAGGAGGAAGTGGCAGCACAGGTCTCTGCAGTCATGTTTGAGagctgatgaagaaaaaaaaaaccttttaaatctatttaaacTAAACTGGCTGAACGCCAGATCCCAGAGGTGATAATCAGTGTCACAGGGTGTAGCTGGAGGCCTGTCACTAGTGGGGTCCCCCAGGGTTCAATACCAGGCCCACTATTGTTTATCTTATTCATCAATGGCTTGAATGAAGGGGCAGAGGCCTCTTCTGTTCCAGCAAGTTCACAAAGCTGGCAGGAGTGGCCGATACcccagagggctgtgcagcccttcagagggCCCTCGACAGGTCGGAGAGATGGACAGAGAAGAACTGTCTGAAATTCAGCAAGggcaagtgcagggtcctgcaccaGGGGAGGAATAACACCCTgcaccaggacaggctgggggtcaacctgctggaaagcagctctgtggagaaggacctgggggttcTGGAGGACAACAAGTTGTCCATGAGACAGCAGCGTGTCCTGGGGTGCAAGAAGGCCGATGGTACCCTGGGCTGTATTAGGAATACATTGCCAACTGCAAAGAGCTGTTAATCTGTTCAATTTATAATGTTTGGTAGGACAGAAGAGGACTCAGGACTTTCTCACTGCTCTTACAGTACTGCAGgttgtttctggttttgcagtCCATTCTGTTGCTTGTAGATATCTTTGCCTTCTCCTCCAGCTAGTTGCTGCCTTCAGGACATCAAACAAATCTCTGAGCTATTTTGTCATCTGTGTGGATTTTCTGGGCTATTTTTCTAGTCATATGTTCTATGTATTTATCAGGCACAAATGAAAGAGTAGTCAGTACTCTGCTATTGCTGCCTTACCCTGTCTTACAAACTGCTAATTCTAattgccctgcctgcagctgaaaATCCCTTTGCCAGAGCATTTTTTGAGCTTCGGTTTCTCACTGTATTTCTGGAGGCTGGCAATGGTCTTGTTtttgttcaaatattttgacttttgGGACATTTATGGCAGACTCACAGAAGCAgtcaaaagcaaaacacataGAAGAGATAAGAGAGGGATTTCacagtgctggctgtgcagTGATGGCTTTGATGAGAGAAAACCAAAGAGCTGTAGCCTGCCAAAGTTGGTGCTTCAGAATCAGACCTGTCTGTAAAAAGGCTGAAATCAATAGATTCAGTCACAACTGTGCAATGTGGACATCTATGAGAGATTGTCATACACCTAACATCTGCCTAACATACCTTTATCTACTCCTGCTGTGCAAAGCAGCCCTGTTGGATTACTGCTTTGACCTTGACATCAGTTTTTGCACagggaacagcacagaaaatgagTACAAAAAATGTGTGTTTCTATGCTTTGTAATTTGCCTGGCTGTTGGTCAGGTTATGCCACACCAGAACCACTCTGGATTTGAAATCCTCCCTGTGCTTTTCTGCATATGTATATGTATAGAGTTAACTGCTCCTCATTTCATTACCATATTTCCCTCCAAAATGTTTGGGCAAAGTCACAGGGATCTCTGCCCATACAGAACCATAAGCTCAGAATGACTCAGGTAGTAAGGGACATGAACAAAGTGGTTAGGAATAACCATCATGGATTTTCCACAGAGATATGGTGGCTGACTAGCCTGAGAATGAATTAAAACACTGAGGAGAGAGAGATTTTATGCACCTTGATTCCATAAAGACTTTCAGCAGTGTCCTAATGCATCCTTGTAGCCAAACTGATGCTAGATAGATTGAAGATAACTATAAGCTGGATGGAGTGTTCACTGGACTGCCAGGCCTAAAGGGTGATATCAGCTGTGCCAAGTCCATCTGGCAGTGAGTCAATAGCAGCACCCTGCAGGCTCTTTATTAACTGCCTAGCCAACATCAAGTCAGGTAGGAGCATCTGGCAGATTGAAAGGAAAAGCCACTATTCACAAGGACAAACAGCTTTACAGAATCTTCATTATTTCCAACCATAGTGAATGCAAGGCCTTGCTCCTGGGATGGCTTAGCACCCCTGCATCTGTTCCACTCATGAGACAGGAGAAGCACCACAGCATTTCAGTGCAGGAACTgactggctgcagagcagcctggatGAAAAGGACTGGGGGGTCCTGATGGGCAGTGGACTGGAGTTCACTGTGCACACTGACAGCAGTGAAAGCCAACaaccagctgggcagggaacTCTGCATCACACTGGTGTCCACCAGTACACCACACTTGACTCATTACACCCCATCCTGAACCCtggtccagctctgggctctccaCTATGAGAAAGATATAGATGGGCCTAAGCACTTTTGGCATAAAACAGCCAAGATCTTTGGGGCTGGCACATCAGAGCTAAGAGAGACTAAGGGAacttttcagcctggagatCAGATTATTTCAGGGGGACTTCATAGACCATGGATACTCTACACACTGGAAAATAGAACCACATCTGCAAGGGACAACTCATCAGAATtagggagaaaagggagaaataatACAATACCCTATTCCCATATTAAAAGACTATAAACAAAGTTTTCTTCAGTGTCTTTGTGGAAAAGTCTGTTTTTTCTCACTGGAACAAAAGCAGGGCAGGTATTAGGGTTACAAAAATTTGAAGTAGGAGAGCAGATAAGggacaaaaaaatcaaataggataaaaatacacttcaggaattttttaaaacattttattactCTTGTTTGTTTGGGCTTTCATAAAAATTTGTTaattcataataaaaatatttgcttttctgtatGCTTCACAATTGGTAACAATTGGtaaattgttaatatttttgaaaacataaGCAAAACACTAGGATTTTGAAATTGACAACATCAAACTTtcaataatttataaatatttggtaatattaaaaaaataatgatatgTTAACAAGAGAATATGACAAAAATGCTGATAAGCTTATGCAGCCTTATGTGTATATTTACTGTTTAGAGGTGCAAACATACAATTTTCATCAAATCTtgaatacaatttaaaaaatgcaatgtgCAATAAAATGTGTAGGAAATTACCAACTTACTTCCAGTTAAAACTATTGAAAATTAAGGTAAAAGGTAAAAGACATTGAAAGTAAAAAGTCAAACAATTGACTGAAATTAACACAGCTAGCAGAATAATGGCAGAAGAACCTGGTGTGGGTTTTTCTGAGTCAGTGCAGATGAGTACATTCAGCATCACCAGATGTTCTGCAATTACACATTCTGACATGCTACAAAGGGACTGAGTATTGTCAAAGTTACACAGCTCCTGATTGGGAAGAGTCCTATAGCCAGCTCCCATTTTCTGCACTTTCAACCACAGCATTCTTCTTTTCAACTGTTCCATTTGCATTGCTTGTTTCTTCTAACACTACCACTAAACTTGACAGAGTTGTGTGAGGATCAAGCAGTTTCACAAGGGGTATGTCCACCTTTCGCTCCTGAAAGACACGGTTCTGAATTGTCATAGCTAACATAGAGTCTATGCCCAAAGACGAAAGTGGTGTATTCATGGTAAGTTCATCTGCGTTCACTCCTGTGAGGTCACTCATCAGTGAGGTGATGTAGTCCTCAGATTTGAGAAAGGCAGTCTCTGAGACTTCAGTTTCCTCAGATGTTTCAATCTTGATCTTGAAATCTTCTGACATAAGTGATATGAAGCGATTTTTGAGAGAAGTAATCTGAGTAAAAACATGATGATACAAAGCTTGAAAGTTCAATTTGACCACAGCTTGCTGTGGTTTGTTTATAAGTAAGGTCTTCCTGAGATAGTCATGAATTTCATGCACTTGCAGAATGTCTATGCCCTTGGATCCCAGAATGCTCTGAATGTAGTTTTGGTTGAGCAGAATGCCGAGGTTCAAAGCACCCCAGTTAATGGCCTGGCCTGAAAGCCCACAGTTCCTCCTGTAGAGGCAGAAGACATCCAGGAAGGAGTTTGCAGCTGCATAGTTTGTCTGAGTGGCATTGCCCAGAAAGGAAGTAACGGAGGAGTAGCACACAAAGTAGTCAAGCTCCTGGTCTCTGGTAGCCCAGTGAAGATTTAGGGTCCCTGCTACTTTTGGGCTCAGCACTTTGTGAAAGTCAGCCAGCTTCAGCACTTCAAGATGGCCATCGTGTAAAGCAACAGCACTTTGGAACACCCCTTTGATCGGACTCCCCACAAAGGTGTTGGCAATGGACTGGAAAGCTTTCTCAACATCACTGGTCAAAGCCACATCACACTGCACAGACACTACTTTGCTCCCTTTGTACTGCTGCTGCAAAGCCCTTAACTCTTCTTGCTTCTCACTGCTGGGAATTCTCCTGGAGAGAATTGCAATACACCCTCCTCCGTTCTCGGCTATGAATTTCACCGTTTCAAAGCCAAGTCCAGTGAGCCCCCCAGCTACTACATAAACAGCGTTCTGCTTGAACAGCTGCTTCTGGGGCTCGTACAGTGGGATATCTGAAAGCACACTGATGGCCTTCTGCCTTCTCAGAACAGCAAGGGGGACAGAAGTGCAGGTGAAATAGGACATCACAGAATTTAGCCCTTCAAAGTTCTCAGTCTGCTGAAAAACAGAACCTGAGAGATGTCTAAACTGTTTCATATCCATGGAACTGATCCAGGCATGCACAGTCTTCTGCACTTCCTTTAGAGGTGCTTTCCGGAAAAGGCTGGCAATGGCAAGGATATGAAAGCTGATGTTTTCATGATCAATTTCACTGACATTCTGGATACATTCAGACTGCTGACTGCCACACACGATCACCACATCTTTAAGAAAGCACATGTGGGCCAGATCCTCCTGAGACAGTCTGTTGACTGGAGGAAGAATAACCAGAGCACTGCACAGGTTGATATACTGGAACACATTAGGAGTGGGCTTTGCAAGGACTGTTCTCCAACCcatctcttctgctgctgcagaaagaaTGTAGCACAAAACTGAGGATGGCTCTGTAGTAATAATACCCAATGTTCTGTCATTTTTCCCTTTGGGTAACCTCTGAGTGAAGATTTCCCATGCAATGATGAAGTATGACACACAAGGGACATTCTGGAGGAATGGGAATTTCCTTGCATTGAAACAAACTGTTCCTGGAATCTGAACTCTGGATGATGCAGCAGTGGGATAACATGAAACCACATGATCTCCCACTTTCACTTTTTTCACATCACTGCCTGTTGCAATGACTGTGCCACTGAAATCAAGAGCTAGAAGCCTGTGTTTGTCTCCTGCCTGTGAGTTCCAATACAATGTATTACCAAAGTTGCAGCTAGAAACACTAATGGGAAAATAATCTTCTGAGTGCAGACAAATTTTATCCACTTGAATTTCAACACTCTGTTTGTCAAGCTGAGTAGCAGTGCCGGTGGATAACTCCCCAGACAAGTCTTTTGCTGTGTATGGATCAGAAGTGTACAAAGTGAATGATTGTGATTTCTGGAGAGATCTTACAGGTTGGATGTAATCTGCATCTACAAAAGGTGTGCGTCTGATTTCCGACACATAAAGTCTTCCCTGGCTGATGCAGACTTCTGGATAGTCCCCACCTTTGTACTTGACAAGAACATCTGCTAACACTGAGATGTCCAGGGaagtgaaggagctgaggtCAATCAACTGAAATGCGATTTCTGGAACTTCAACAATACAAGTTCTGGTCATGCCATACAATGCAAACCCACAGTTAATGTGGTCCACATATCTCTCTGTTGTTCTGTACGTGATCACTCTGACGGAACAGCGGGATGTCTTCTCTCTTAGTGCCACCACTACCTGGCGATAGGCTTCGCAGCACTTTGCCAACTGATCTACTGCTTTCCTTGGGGAATCTTCATTTAACTTTTGGATTCCCCACAAGAAGAGAATTTCATCATAATCCTTAACCTCTGCTCTCATTTTATTCTGTGTATCGCCTTCCACAAGGCATTCCCAGCCTTCGTACATAATATATCTCGAAGCAGGATGCAAGTATTTTTTGAGCTGCTCAGCTATCCCAAATTTGTCTGCAAACACAAGGACTCTGGGTTTAAACCCCAGATGTCCAATTGTCTGTGAAAGAGAGACttctttccatttgttttcaaacagaaaCTCATTATCTCGGGAAGATGATTCCTTCATGAAAGTGATGGCAACGCGCTTGAGCTCAGCCAAAACAGAGCCGTGTTTGTCCACAAAGCATCCACAGACCTCAAGGCAGTTCCCAGTGGATTTGCTCATTCTCATGTATATCATCATTTCCTCCTCCAGCGGGTGAAGCACCACAAGGCTGCCTATCCCCGAAGGAAAGCCTGCTCTGGACTGCAGTGTCCTTGAGGTCAGGACAGCGGTCATCTGCAGAAAACAGTCAAGCAGCACTGGGTGGATACAGTAGCTGTACATGTCTCTGGCAATCTCCTCATTCACCTTTATGCTTGTTATAGCTTCCTTTAGCTCCTGGCAATAATGCACATCACTGAGCTGCCTGAATATGGAGCCATACTGAAAGCCAACCTGAGACAGTGCTTCATAAAGCTCCTCTCTGCTAATCACTGACCTGCATCTTCGATAGATGGCTTGGAAGGAGATGCTGCTTTCTTCCACCACACCTTCAAGCCCCTTTGCCACTTGGCCAGCAGCATAAACTGCGTTGGAGGAAGAGAGAACCTCAAAGGTTGTCATGGCTTTTTGCAGACTCAGCTTGATACTCAGCACTTGGGAATTCTGTGTAAGAACACATGGTGCAGAAAAACTGATACTCAGCTGGCAAGTGCTCAGAGGCACTTTAGGTTCTGACCTGCTCATCACAGAGGCCAGACCAAGCTCCACATAGAAAGCACCAGGGACTAAGGCCACCCCATTGTTCTTGTGCTCATATAAGTATGGTGTCGTGTCCTGGGACACCAGGCATCCAAATTCCACGTTGTCACTGTTTATGCAGTAAATCAAAGGATGACTGGCGCTGGCACCTCTTTGGTTTGCTTGGTGATGGATATCCAGGTAGCCCATGAGTTTTTGGCGATCAAATTGATATTGTGGAATGGCCACAGGAACACTTTGATACCCATTATAAAAGTGCTGCCAGTTGGGATTAAATCCCAGTTGAAACAGATTTCCTACCAGGGTGAAGAGTGTCTGATATTCTGCATCTGTTTGCAAAGAGGACAACACCTGTGTGCCTTTCCCTAGCGTTTCTTTTATGCTTCGCTGCAGTGCTCGGTGAGGACTTATTTCCACAAACACCACgttttccctgcctctggctgcagTTTGGATGGCTTGTGTGAAAGCAACAGGCTTGCGAGTATGCTGTGCCCAGAATTTGCCCTGAGCATAGTCATTTTCAGATGCAGCCACCCCAGTCAGTGTTGAAATCACTTCCATTTCCCCCTTCTGCCTTTCTAAAGGCTCTatctgctcctccagctcctcaagTATCATATCCATGCTGGGGCTGTGGTACGCAGCTGGAACATTTAAAACATGAAGAAAGATGTTTCTCTGTCTGAAAGCTTCAGCTAACTCTCTCTGGACAGCTTCCACAGCCTCTACACTCCCAGACAAGGTGCAGGAAACAGGGCTGTTGAAAGCAGCAATGCACACCTTTCCTGAGTAGGGATGCAGGCGTGCAGCAATCTCTTCAACAGGGATGTTTCCAACTACCAGCATTCTGCCGCTGGGAGTCTTTGCCTGCAGCCTGCTCCGGTGATAGATCACTTTTACTGCATCTGCCAGGGAAAGGTACCCAGCAATATGTGCAGCAGCAACTTCCCCCACCGAGTGGCCAACAACAGCAACGGGCTTAATACCCCAGTGCTTCAGGAGGGAAGCTACAGCAACCTGCAGGGCAAACAGTAAGGGCTGAGAAAGCTCTGGATTCAACAAGTCCTTTGGGCTATGATTTCTTGCTGGCAGGAGGCTGATGGCAGCGTGCTGCTGAAAAAGGTCTTCTATTTCCTTACACTTGTCTCTGAACACCGGCTCTGAGCTCAGCAGTGCCTCACTGAACTCCTTCAGCGTTACGCCATTGCCACAGAACACGAACACCAGCTGTGGTTCCACTTTGGATATGGCAGGTTCCATGCTCGCTGCCAACTTAAGCTCTTGCTGCAAGTGTTGGAGGGAGTTTGTGACAAACGCCTTTCGGTACCTGTAGCTGGCATGGCTTCTTCTGCAGGCGGACGTATAGGCCAGGCTTGGGAGAGTTACGGAGTTCCTTGTGCtcagctgctcagctgtgtcGGCCATTGTCATCTGAAGGGACTTAGGGgatgctgctgacagcagaacTAATTCCAGGGGCTTCTTAAAGCCAGGAAGAGGCTCTGGCTGCTTCACCTGCCTAACTACAACATGAGCATTGGTTCCTCCAAATCCAAAGCAGTTGATGCCAGCAACTCTTCCATACTCACTGGATTCTTCCCAGGGTTCTACAGCTGTGGCAACAGCAAGGTTTAATTTCTCTGTATCGATGCTGCTCATCTCCTTTGAGTAATGCAAGGATGGAACAATCTTTCCATGATGCATCATCAGGAGCACTTTGATTaatccagctgctccagcagctgattCAGTGTGTCCAATATTTCCTTTCACTGAACCGATTTTCAGAATGGAAACTAGGGAGGACCTGTTTTTGCTAATGACACTGCCCAGGCTCTCAGCTTCAGTAGGATCTccagcagcagttcctgtgcCATGGGCTTCAATGTACTGCACAACTGAGGGATCAACATGACTTTCATAAATGCTGCGCAGTAACTTCTCTTGTTCTATTTGAGATGGTCTCGTGATTGGAGTCGTGGACCTGCCATTCTGATTGACTGCACTGATGTTTATCACACCCCAGATTTTGCTGTAGTCTTCCTTTGCCTATACCATGAAAagttaaattgtttttaataaactcATGCTTTCTTTGtaaagaagacaacaaaaagacACAATACAGCCAAGAACAACCAGAACATGATGCTAACTTTTAAATGCGAGATCCTTTCCCTATGCTACAGAAAGTGAATAAATTctaaagaaatgcttcattaATCTTACACTTGGATTGGAAAAACTTCTATGGAATAGTCATTATTAGagctgaagataaaaaaattcAGGCAAGCAACCAGCCTTATTTCAGGTTGCTTCACAAGCAATCTTACCTTTTTCAGTGGTTTGAGGAAAACAACACCGCAGCCTTCTCCCCTTCCATAGCCATCTGCTTTTTTGGAGAAGGGTTTGCTTATGCCCTCCGGAGAGATCATTTTGGCTTTACTGAGAGATACAAAGGTGCGGGGATCAATGATGCAGTTCACCCCACCACAGATTGCTGCCTCACAGTCTCCTGGAGTCAAACAGAAACATATTCATGTTGAGATGGCCCTGGTGATAGACAGAAATAGTAAGCAATCATGATTTCATTGTCTAGCACCTCATTGCCTCATTACCTGATTTAATGGCTCGCAAGGCATAGTgcagagcaaaaagaaaagacgAACACGCAGTGTCAACAGTCAGAGACGGCCCAGTCAGATTAAATGTGAAAGAGATCCTGTTGGCTGCAATGCTCATTGCTGTTCCAGTACCATCATAATGATTTATTTCACTCACAGTTCTGCTGGTTATGATTTCATAGTCTCGATTCATGAGACCTGGAAAACATCAGATACATGTCCAGTTAACCCAAGCCAAAATAGGCATGTACAGCTCAAAACCTGATGGTGTGGTTTGGTTTTCAGTGTTAAGATGAAACCATATGGCACCAGGGCTCCTGTCATGAAGCTTTGCTCCAACACAAGTCAAAGGCAGAAGTCACAGCAATTTCCCCTGGACCCAACTTACACACACATACCTAACACTGGAAATTCCTACCTGCCCAGGAAATGGCCTTTCCTGATGGCTTAGCTCACTGTATGATGCAGCTAAGATCTCCGTAGTCTGCTTAGACCACTGTATCTCACTTTGAGTCTGAGATACAGTTTTGGGACTCAGGTTGTTTTAGTTTAGCTATGAGAACATTTATCAACAAGTTACAAGGAGGGTAGTTCAGACATAAATGTACAAGACATTAGCTTCCTCAGATGTACCAAGTTAAAGGTCACAGCACAAACTACATCCaatattctgtatttatcttttttttcacaCTTGCAACCAGTAAGAAATAGTAAAGAAGAGCAGGGCCTGTGAGAGCAGGCCTTTCTGGGAACACTTCACTTGAAATATGGTGGATCCCCAAGTCCATGAGCATGTGTGGAAAGTGCAGTAGCTCTATTCAGAGAGCAAGGAATAGCGCCCTCAGTGGAAGAAGAGCATCTCTCAGACTAAAAGGTAATCTAAAGCATTTCCCCTACAGGTACATCAGCCAAACACCCctagaaaacttttttttaaagatacatAGATTGCACCAGCAATAATGTGCTGTTACTCTACTattgtcttttaaatatctttcaACAGCATCTGATGCCATCTCCTCCGTAACTTTTTGGGTACTGACAAAGGCAGTTGGACAAGTGCACCTTGGTACCATTCTAATGGCCACAGGTggatttctgctgctttaaaagGATATTAATCCCCAGAATACTTTAACCAAAGTAATACTGGAAAACAGAATATTGGGGGAAAAGTGTAGGTCTGTGTAGAAGCCCAGAAGATAAAGGGCTAATGTGTACGTGTCAAACACCGATTGCCAGAGAGCCAGGGAGCCAACCAGCCAACCAAGGATTGTCAGTAATAAgcaaaaattgttaaaaaagccaaaatgagGCGGGACCATGA belongs to Vidua macroura isolate BioBank_ID:100142 chromosome 1, ASM2450914v1, whole genome shotgun sequence and includes:
- the LOC128820093 gene encoding mycocerosic acid synthase-like, encoding MHNCWTGLTVLLSCAAQEMEIETADEVAIVGIGCNFPGGDGIDNFWKVLEEGKNCTVEIPPERFNAKEWYDADGNKPGKICTTRAALLDEFNSFDNHLFGINNMEAERMDPQQKLLIECTYKALEDAGVPVESLSGTKTGVFIGLMNRDYEIITSRTVSEINHYDGTGTAMSIAANRISFTFNLTGPSLTVDTACSSFLFALHYALRAIKSGDCEAAICGGVNCIIDPRTFVSLSKAKMISPEGISKPFSKKADGYGRGEGCGVVFLKPLKKAKEDYSKIWGVINISAVNQNGRSTTPITRPSQIEQEKLLRSIYESHVDPSVVQYIEAHGTGTAAGDPTEAESLGSVISKNRSSLVSILKIGSVKGNIGHTESAAGAAGLIKVLLMMHHGKIVPSLHYSKEMSSIDTEKLNLAVATAVEPWEESSEYGRVAGINCFGFGGTNAHVVVRQVKQPEPLPGFKKPLELVLLSAASPKSLQMTMADTAEQLSTRNSVTLPSLAYTSACRRSHASYRYRKAFVTNSLQHLQQELKLAASMEPAISKVEPQLVFVFCGNGVTLKEFSEALLSSEPVFRDKCKEIEDLFQQHAAISLLPARNHSPKDLLNPELSQPLLFALQVAVASLLKHWGIKPVAVVGHSVGEVAAAHIAGYLSLADAVKVIYHRSRLQAKTPSGRMLVVGNIPVEEIAARLHPYSGKVCIAAFNSPVSCTLSGSVEAVEAVQRELAEAFRQRNIFLHVLNVPAAYHSPSMDMILEELEEQIEPLERQKGEMEVISTLTGVAASENDYAQGKFWAQHTRKPVAFTQAIQTAARGRENVVFVEISPHRALQRSIKETLGKGTQVLSSLQTDAEYQTLFTLVGNLFQLGFNPNWQHFYNGYQSVPVAIPQYQFDRQKLMGYLDIHHQANQRGASASHPLIYCINSDNVEFGCLVSQDTTPYLYEHKNNGVALVPGAFYVELGLASVMSRSEPKVPLSTCQLSISFSAPCVLTQNSQVLSIKLSLQKAMTTFEVLSSSNAVYAAGQVAKGLEGVVEESSISFQAIYRRCRSVISREELYEALSQVGFQYGSIFRQLSDVHYCQELKEAITSIKVNEEIARDMYSYCIHPVLLDCFLQMTAVLTSRTLQSRAGFPSGIGSLVVLHPLEEEMMIYMRMSKSTGNCLEVCGCFVDKHGSVLAELKRVAITFMKESSSRDNEFLFENKWKEVSLSQTIGHLGFKPRVLVFADKFGIAEQLKKYLHPASRYIMYEGWECLVEGDTQNKMRAEVKDYDEILFLWGIQKLNEDSPRKAVDQLAKCCEAYRQVVVALREKTSRCSVRVITYRTTERYVDHINCGFALYGMTRTCIVEVPEIAFQLIDLSSFTSLDISVLADVLVKYKGGDYPEVCISQGRLYVSEIRRTPFVDADYIQPVRSLQKSQSFTLYTSDPYTAKDLSGELSTGTATQLDKQSVEIQVDKICLHSEDYFPISVSSCNFGNTLYWNSQAGDKHRLLALDFSGTVIATGSDVKKVKVGDHVVSCYPTAASSRVQIPGTVCFNARKFPFLQNVPCVSYFIIAWEIFTQRLPKGKNDRTLGIITTEPSSVLCYILSAAAEEMGWRTVLAKPTPNVFQYINLCSALVILPPVNRLSQEDLAHMCFLKDVVIVCGSQQSECIQNVSEIDHENISFHILAIASLFRKAPLKEVQKTVHAWISSMDMKQFRHLSGSVFQQTENFEGLNSVMSYFTCTSVPLAVLRRQKAISVLSDIPLYEPQKQLFKQNAVYVVAGGLTGLGFETVKFIAENGGGCIAILSRRIPSSEKQEELRALQQQYKGSKVVSVQCDVALTSDVEKAFQSIANTFVGSPIKGVFQSAVALHDGHLEVLKLADFHKVLSPKVAGTLNLHWATRDQELDYFVCYSSVTSFLGNATQTNYAAANSFLDVFCLYRRNCGLSGQAINWGALNLGILLNQNYIQSILGSKGIDILQVHEIHDYLRKTLLINKPQQAVVKLNFQALYHHVFTQITSLKNRFISLMSEDFKIKIETSEETEVSETAFLKSEDYITSLMSDLTGVNADELTMNTPLSSLGIDSMLAMTIQNRVFQERKVDIPLVKLLDPHTTLSSLVVVLEETSNANGTVEKKNAVVESAENGSWL